In Castanea sativa cultivar Marrone di Chiusa Pesio chromosome 6, ASM4071231v1, a single window of DNA contains:
- the LOC142640680 gene encoding tryptophan synthase beta chain 1, with protein sequence MASAAAAATTTTPTHSSSIRTHRFKPSTRLPFRFRRFTPTYPSASSLAISCAISTRDPPELRMDDNGSSTPLQRPDSFGRFGKFGGKYVPETLMHALSELESAFHALAGDHEFQKELNGVLKDYVGRETPLYFAERLTEHYKRPNGEGPLIYLKREDLNHTGAHKINNAVAQALLAKRLGKKRIIAETGAGQHGVATATVCARFGLQCIIYMGAQDMERQALNVFRMRLLGAEVRPVHSGTATLKDATSEAIRDWVTNVETTHYILGSVAGPHPYPMMVREFHAVIGKETRKQALEKWGGGPDVLVACVGGGSNAMGLFHEFVDDKDVRLIGVEAAGFGLDSGKHAATLTKGEIGVLHGAMSYLLQDDDGQIIEPHSISAGLDYPGVGPEHSYLKDIGRAEYYSVTDDEALEAFKRLSRLEGIIPALETSHALAYLEQLCPTLPNGTRLVLNCSGRGDKDVQTAIKLLQL encoded by the exons CGCTATCTCTTGCGCTATCTCCACCCGTGACCCGCCGGAGCTCCGAATGGACGACAACGGGTCTTCCACCCCACTCCAGCGACCCGATTCGTTCGGCCGTTTCGGCAAGTTTGGCGGGAAATACGTCCCCGAAACCCTAATGCACGCCCTCTCCGAGCTCGAGTCTGCTTTCCATGCTCTCGCCGGTGACCACGAGTTTCAG AAAGAACTGAACGGGGTCTTGAAAGACTATGTAGGGAGGGAGACTCCTCTTTATTTTGCAGAGCGGCTGACGGAGCATTATAAACGTCCCAACGGTGAAGGTCCACTCATTTACCTCAAGAGAGAAGATCTGAATCATACTGGGGCTCACAAGATCAACAATGCCGTTGCCCAAGCTTTGCTTGCCAAGCGGTTGGGCAAAAAGCGGATTATTGCTGAAACTGGAGCTGGTCAGCATGGAGTTGCAACAGCAACTGTTTGTGCTCGGTTTGGTTTGCAATGTATCATTTATATGGGTGCACAAGATATGGAGAGGCAGGCACTTAATGTCTTCAGAATGCGGCTTCTTGGAGCTGAG GTTAGACCAGTCCATTCTGGGACAGCCACCCTGAAAGATGCAACATCAGAAGCTATTAGGGACTGGGTAACAAATGTAGAGACAACCCATTATATTTTGGGCTCCGTTGCTGGGCCACATCCATACCCCATGATGGTTCGAGAGTTCCACGCGGTAATTGGTAAAGAAACCAGAAAACAAGCTCTGGAAAAATGGGGAGGGGGACCAGATGTTCTGGTAGCATGTGTTGGTGGAGGTTCGAATGCCATGGGACTCTTCCATGAGTTTGTAGATGACAAAGATGTAAGGTTAATTGGTGTGGAAGCTGCAGGGTTTGGATTGGACAGTGGTAAGCATGCTGCTACTTTGACAAAAGGGGAAATTGGAGTTTTGCATGGAGCTATGAGCTATTTATTACAGGATGATGATGGGCAAATCATTGAACCACATTCTATAAGTGCGGG CTTGGATTATCCTGGAGTTGGGCCAGAGCACAGTTACTTGAAAGATATAGGACGTGCTGAATATTATAGTGTCACAGATGATGAAGCATTAGAAG CTTTCAAGAGATTATCGCGACTAGAGGGCATAATCCCAGCTTTGGAGACGTCTCATGCACTGGCTTATTTGGAGCAGCTCTGCCCTACTCTCCCCAATGGAACTAGGCTTGTGCTTAATTGCAGTGGCAGAGGGGATAAGGATGTTCAAACAGCTATCAAGCTTTTGCAGCTTTGA